From the Flavobacterium galactosidilyticum genome, one window contains:
- a CDS encoding reverse transcriptase/maturase family protein has translation MAVQSLYTDELWQRYYDKVVDGKEEFVIKKYPQLDPFFDFQNDSDKIKKLVSDSSLNAIANHSFLPFVKILTKTPRFRYQETEQQFALDTKIRPIAFASHFDTYIYGFYAFALNEKYQEYINTNKFDECILAYRTDLDGKCNIQFAKEVFEIVQQRITNNKSCSAIAIDITGYFDNIDHSILKEKWHKILGLPVLPIDQYKVFRSLTKYSYVSKNSILKHFQINLDKYDKHWQSLLDLIPDSVAGSTFKEKFNLLRRRKLIVTNKEKKNKTDGTIEHRGIPQGSAMSAVLSNIYLIDFDNWLKEQSIKLDFTYRRYCDDIIIICNTSDATFINKKLVEEIEKYKVTIQRKKTELIEFYANSKGVIRGFNKSKINKNNATINSQNEQQYYKNLQYLGFEFNGQNIYIRPGSLSRYFRKMKGRIIKSIMMSYSDKSKKDKILKKQIFERYSHLGKRNFLSYAINSSKEFYSNSKGVKKEGMNSLSIKRQLTSHFSILEQYIKNKSYQRYELKLAKRTAKIEAGKRAKEVVYKE, from the coding sequence ATGGCAGTACAATCATTATACACAGATGAGCTTTGGCAAAGATATTATGACAAAGTTGTTGATGGCAAAGAAGAATTTGTCATTAAAAAATATCCTCAATTAGATCCTTTTTTTGATTTTCAAAACGACAGTGATAAAATAAAAAAATTAGTTTCTGATAGCAGTTTAAATGCTATAGCCAATCATTCTTTTTTACCTTTTGTTAAAATTCTAACTAAAACTCCAAGATTTAGATATCAAGAGACTGAACAACAATTTGCTTTGGATACTAAGATTAGGCCAATTGCATTTGCTTCTCATTTTGATACATATATATATGGTTTTTATGCGTTTGCTTTAAATGAAAAGTATCAAGAATACATAAATACAAATAAATTTGATGAATGTATATTAGCTTACCGAACTGATTTAGATGGTAAATGCAATATCCAATTTGCAAAAGAAGTTTTTGAAATTGTTCAACAAAGAATTACAAATAATAAGTCGTGTTCAGCAATAGCCATTGATATAACAGGATATTTTGATAATATTGACCATTCAATATTAAAAGAAAAGTGGCATAAAATTCTTGGACTACCTGTATTACCTATTGACCAATATAAAGTATTTAGATCATTAACAAAATACAGTTATGTAAGTAAGAATAGTATTTTAAAGCATTTTCAAATTAATTTAGACAAATACGACAAACATTGGCAATCGCTTCTAGATTTAATACCTGATAGTGTGGCTGGTTCTACATTCAAAGAAAAATTCAATTTATTGCGTAGAAGAAAATTGATTGTAACCAACAAAGAAAAAAAGAATAAAACTGATGGCACAATTGAACATCGTGGTATTCCACAAGGTTCTGCTATGAGTGCTGTACTTTCAAATATTTATCTTATTGATTTCGACAATTGGTTAAAAGAGCAAAGTATAAAACTTGATTTCACATACAGAAGATATTGTGATGATATCATCATCATTTGTAATACTAGTGATGCTACTTTTATAAATAAAAAACTAGTCGAAGAAATTGAAAAATATAAAGTTACAATTCAAAGAAAGAAAACAGAGTTAATTGAATTCTATGCCAATTCTAAAGGAGTAATCAGAGGATTTAATAAGAGTAAAATAAATAAAAATAATGCGACAATAAATAGCCAAAACGAACAACAATATTATAAGAATTTACAATATTTAGGTTTTGAATTTAATGGTCAAAATATATACATTCGTCCCGGTAGTTTATCACGATATTTTAGAAAAATGAAGGGCAGAATTATAAAGTCAATAATGATGTCGTATAGTGATAAATCTAAAAAAGACAAGATACTCAAAAAGCAAATATTTGAAAGATATTCTCATTTAGGAAAAAGAAACTTTCTTTCTTATGCGATAAATTCTTCAAAAGAATTTTATTCTAACTCAAAAGGTGTTAAAAAAGAAGGGATGAATTCTTTAAGTATAAAAAGACAGTTAACTTCCCATTTTAGCATATTAGAACAATACATAAAAAACAAATCATATCAAAGATATGAGCTCAAACTAGCAAAAAGGACTGCGAAAATTGAAGCAGGTAAAAGGGCTAAAGAAGTTGTCTATAAAGAATAG
- a CDS encoding PP2C family protein-serine/threonine phosphatase, which yields MNIISHTGIGKRKENQDIILIEELSSDTQIYLIADGMGGYENGKKAADLVAGTVFNYLRNCNQVNSTSIDEAIKKANLSIKGLIDQYDTKSGATLGCLILGQEKSFLFWVGDVSLYLFKDDNQIFKSKSHSLINEMLDMGNIISSENIEKYKHIVTKSISGKREIIEKGYFEIMNYDYSSFVICSDGVTDTISILDFVRLDFEKINNELIEKSKDNYSYIIGINNDL from the coding sequence ATGAATATTATTTCACATACAGGTATCGGTAAAAGAAAGGAAAATCAGGATATTATTCTCATTGAGGAATTATCTTCGGATACTCAAATTTATTTAATTGCTGATGGTATGGGTGGTTATGAAAATGGGAAGAAAGCTGCTGATTTAGTTGCAGGGACAGTTTTTAATTACCTAAGGAATTGTAACCAAGTCAACTCAACATCAATAGATGAAGCTATAAAAAAAGCTAATTTATCAATAAAGGGGTTAATTGACCAATATGACACTAAGTCTGGAGCAACTTTAGGATGTTTAATACTAGGTCAAGAAAAATCTTTTCTATTTTGGGTTGGTGATGTTTCATTGTATTTATTTAAAGATGATAATCAGATATTTAAATCAAAATCACATTCTTTAATAAATGAAATGTTGGATATGGGAAATATTATTTCTTCTGAAAATATAGAAAAATATAAACATATTGTAACAAAGTCTATCTCTGGTAAAAGAGAAATAATTGAAAAGGGATATTTTGAAATTATGAATTATGATTATTCCAGTTTTGTTATATGTTCAGATGGAGTAACTGACACAATATCAATTCTAGATTTTGTTAGATTAGACTTTGAAAAAATAAATAATGAATTAATTGAAAAATCAAAAGATAATTACAGCTATATTATTGGAATTAATAATGATTTGTAA
- a CDS encoding sacsin N-terminal ATP-binding-like domain-containing protein, with protein MTWQEIKSKYELGSIYNLEVENILTEAQLILFKIEGYDCRLHVSNIANERELSQKLFSVIKKGDILSVAITDYNDEKQNFNLSTKVFRTYLDDVLSFTRSKKIIENELKEHLGLPERYLSMHRNMLDRLRGDLSSNELTFLYELIQNAVDHPNKNFKNVSVTFEIFNNYLLVKHNGSLFTENNFKSITGILAGEQINESDRERIGYKGIGFKSIFRYTHNVYIRSGNFSFSFKKAETGAHLPWEVLPIFQLEKDKVDEIQQFDFFNVPVAFAIELISEELKSDVIKYLKQLSQNPYLLIFLENLVSLEIKIPGEIILLEKEIEKQKNFDILTLKVNNNQDGKYLTISKEYEITNPEVIAELLDENITAIPSKMRNFRKPKVSIALPLIDNSELINLFTYLPLSNTKHGLPYIINADFIPDLDRTDLVQNLKYNDEVLKFASETLLTFSQILINDNKYSDFLKLIPDFENSNISALEIIAENYLANSIKLELPDLDNVNIKKDNLIIDKTGIFKIIDKKYINQIEKFLDKHILSSLLIDEEDKLIDYLEIDTFNEKDLIDLFNLVTFKKDYFISYKQFIFFLFRIRILENHKRIYKIISEKVTPFLISGLDYYVSDITVFIPAPYKETFNYLELYKPCPSELENIFVSKLNIKSLFNILSIDDYDVKFTVDLIAKNIEEIVKKLLLNEVDSDELKTNKKKYINNLWYFLFSNKDLVDSRNNLLVNNQFSELLIECNDGQLIVLKDAIMMKVDNSKEDYSFLNERYGDNDMNYVNIDKICNEYKIQKNEFIKFIKQIADIEITENRLFNRTLRKLSKNDFKEVHSSNQNDILNSLISIFNFLSTIKDLDVNRDNLFNFPILCSDNSIVSPAKLNLFIDNSFSKYIDEVDFYSKELFQNIDDVKYISSEYMELLDKKNHIDFYNFLLKFNITPGIKINQLNEKKEFKTYPFPIGNYTVRDNFFYIAFFKHINNKYDNLNIFWDKLINISDYHLIIKKVNTGLTHPKINESLFILFLNYPDNKYFPIKSGICVSAQEVYSPDLEIYLKDNDNCLTFDIKKFNGLSECLNFKDKLDSQDIIKALLSNKEYENNDYNNLIIDHLNNADFTDEQKDIICESIEFRCSDNDFRKITDTIYLDKSLESLAISIISKSNNLYKISIDNLDYNEEFKNKLTELGITVIKDINLTIQHTKEEIESVIIIEEIQEVVEEYFNDKIIAHDISEIEYFFNTYDFVQCSNIELTFDNYPTYSEPVMFYNDQNNKKLFFADELILLDVLCEEFGINNSDKIVIRKKLNKLKVIKNDENKDYLNKNIEPNYTNSNDFSLTEIETLKQIIGGELTEELTSQLEANFSASLKGILNLDSIGFSPSNPEEFRETNVKSFKNDKGEIRNIIFRSSVKGLLYLDPYSWKKLEGDNIELWIYLGNDDFKIIYSKDDLINLPYNPYTLIRVDNSAKDIELVNKLMENAPVSSTKLLFITNQEMAEKLNTDIFNNENNMITKNSNIGDENYL; from the coding sequence ATGACTTGGCAAGAAATAAAATCTAAATATGAACTTGGTTCAATATATAATCTTGAAGTAGAAAATATTTTAACAGAAGCTCAACTTATATTGTTCAAAATTGAAGGATATGATTGTAGATTGCATGTTTCAAATATTGCTAATGAGCGAGAATTGTCACAAAAGCTATTTTCAGTTATAAAAAAGGGAGATATATTGTCTGTTGCAATAACTGATTATAATGATGAAAAACAAAATTTTAATCTAAGCACTAAAGTATTCAGAACTTATTTAGATGATGTTTTATCTTTTACAAGAAGTAAAAAGATAATAGAAAATGAACTTAAAGAACATCTAGGTTTACCAGAAAGATACCTTAGTATGCATAGAAATATGCTAGATAGATTAAGAGGAGATTTATCGTCTAATGAACTTACTTTCTTGTATGAGTTAATTCAAAATGCAGTTGATCACCCAAATAAAAATTTTAAAAATGTATCTGTAACCTTCGAAATATTCAACAATTATTTATTAGTAAAACATAACGGCTCATTGTTTACTGAAAATAATTTTAAATCAATTACGGGTATTTTAGCTGGAGAACAAATTAATGAAAGTGATAGAGAAAGGATTGGTTATAAAGGCATCGGTTTTAAATCAATATTTAGATACACACACAATGTGTATATTAGATCCGGTAATTTTAGTTTTAGTTTTAAAAAAGCTGAAACTGGTGCTCATTTACCTTGGGAAGTTTTGCCTATATTTCAATTGGAAAAAGATAAAGTTGATGAAATTCAACAATTTGATTTTTTTAACGTTCCTGTTGCTTTTGCAATTGAACTGATAAGTGAAGAACTTAAAAGTGATGTTATAAAATATTTAAAACAATTATCTCAAAATCCATATCTGTTAATATTCTTAGAAAACCTGGTTAGTCTAGAAATAAAAATTCCAGGTGAAATTATCCTATTAGAAAAAGAAATCGAAAAACAAAAAAACTTCGATATACTAACTTTAAAAGTGAATAATAATCAAGATGGTAAATATTTGACTATTTCTAAAGAATATGAAATTACAAATCCAGAAGTAATAGCTGAATTGTTAGATGAAAACATTACTGCAATTCCATCTAAAATGAGAAACTTTAGAAAGCCAAAAGTTAGTATTGCTTTACCATTAATTGACAATTCCGAACTGATAAATCTTTTTACTTATCTGCCTTTGTCAAACACAAAACACGGTCTGCCATATATCATAAATGCTGATTTCATTCCTGATTTAGATAGAACAGATTTAGTACAGAACTTAAAATACAATGATGAAGTTTTAAAATTTGCTTCAGAAACACTACTTACTTTTTCACAAATTTTAATAAATGATAATAAGTACTCAGATTTTCTAAAATTAATCCCTGATTTTGAAAATAGTAATATTAGTGCCTTAGAAATAATAGCTGAAAACTATTTGGCGAATAGTATCAAATTAGAATTGCCAGACCTTGATAACGTAAATATTAAAAAGGATAACTTAATTATTGATAAGACTGGAATTTTTAAAATTATTGATAAGAAATACATTAATCAAATAGAAAAATTCTTAGATAAACACATTCTATCTTCTTTATTAATAGATGAAGAAGATAAGTTAATTGACTACTTGGAAATTGATACCTTCAATGAAAAAGATTTAATTGATTTATTTAATCTAGTTACTTTCAAAAAAGATTATTTTATTAGTTACAAACAATTTATTTTTTTCTTGTTTAGAATAAGAATTTTAGAAAATCATAAAAGAATATATAAAATAATTAGTGAGAAAGTTACACCCTTTTTAATATCCGGTCTAGATTATTATGTTTCAGATATTACTGTTTTCATACCCGCACCATATAAAGAAACTTTTAATTATTTAGAATTATATAAACCTTGTCCTTCGGAATTAGAAAATATTTTTGTTAGTAAATTAAATATAAAATCTTTATTTAACATATTATCAATCGATGATTATGATGTAAAATTCACAGTTGATTTAATAGCAAAGAATATTGAAGAAATAGTCAAAAAACTATTATTAAATGAGGTTGATAGTGATGAATTAAAAACAAATAAAAAAAAGTACATTAATAATCTTTGGTATTTTCTTTTTTCTAATAAAGATCTTGTCGATTCACGAAACAATCTTTTAGTTAATAATCAATTTTCTGAACTTCTAATTGAATGTAATGACGGGCAATTGATTGTATTGAAGGATGCTATAATGATGAAAGTGGATAATAGCAAGGAAGATTACTCATTCTTAAATGAAAGATATGGTGACAACGATATGAATTATGTTAACATTGATAAAATATGTAATGAATACAAAATTCAAAAAAATGAATTTATTAAATTTATAAAACAAATTGCAGATATAGAAATTACAGAAAATAGACTATTTAATAGAACATTAAGAAAATTATCTAAAAATGATTTTAAAGAAGTTCATAGCAGTAATCAAAATGATATTTTAAATTCATTAATATCCATTTTTAACTTTCTCAGCACAATTAAAGATCTTGATGTAAATCGCGACAATTTATTTAATTTCCCAATATTATGTTCTGATAATTCAATTGTCAGCCCAGCAAAATTGAATTTATTTATTGACAATTCATTTTCAAAATATATTGACGAAGTGGATTTTTATTCTAAAGAATTATTTCAAAACATTGATGATGTAAAATATATTTCTTCTGAATACATGGAATTGTTAGATAAAAAAAATCATATTGATTTTTATAATTTTTTATTGAAATTTAATATCACTCCTGGTATTAAAATTAATCAATTAAATGAAAAAAAGGAATTTAAAACATATCCATTTCCGATTGGTAATTATACTGTTAGAGACAATTTTTTTTACATCGCTTTTTTTAAACATATTAATAATAAATATGACAACTTAAATATATTTTGGGATAAGCTAATTAATATTAGTGACTATCATTTAATTATAAAAAAAGTAAACACAGGCCTTACTCATCCAAAAATTAATGAAAGTCTTTTTATATTATTTTTAAATTATCCAGACAATAAATATTTTCCAATTAAAAGCGGTATTTGTGTTTCAGCTCAAGAGGTATATTCTCCAGATTTAGAAATTTATTTAAAGGATAATGATAATTGTTTAACTTTTGATATTAAGAAATTTAATGGTCTTTCTGAGTGTTTAAATTTTAAAGACAAACTAGATAGTCAAGATATTATAAAAGCGTTGCTATCAAATAAAGAATATGAAAACAACGATTATAATAATCTAATTATTGACCATCTTAACAATGCTGATTTTACTGATGAACAAAAAGATATTATTTGTGAATCTATTGAATTTAGATGTTCAGATAATGACTTTAGGAAAATAACTGATACAATATATTTAGATAAATCTTTAGAATCATTAGCAATTTCTATAATATCAAAATCTAACAACTTATATAAAATCTCCATTGACAATCTTGATTATAATGAAGAATTTAAAAACAAATTGACTGAACTTGGTATTACTGTTATTAAGGATATTAATTTAACAATACAGCATACAAAAGAAGAAATAGAAAGCGTAATAATTATTGAAGAAATTCAAGAAGTTGTTGAAGAATACTTTAATGACAAAATAATAGCTCACGATATTTCTGAAATTGAATATTTTTTTAATACTTATGATTTTGTTCAATGCTCAAATATTGAACTAACTTTTGATAATTATCCTACATATTCTGAGCCCGTTATGTTCTATAATGATCAAAATAATAAGAAATTATTTTTTGCCGATGAATTAATTCTATTGGATGTATTATGTGAAGAATTTGGGATAAATAATTCAGATAAAATAGTCATTAGAAAAAAACTTAACAAACTTAAGGTAATTAAAAATGATGAAAATAAAGATTATTTAAATAAAAATATAGAACCCAATTATACAAATTCAAACGATTTTTCATTAACCGAAATAGAAACTCTTAAACAAATTATTGGAGGAGAACTTACCGAAGAATTAACATCTCAATTAGAAGCAAACTTTTCGGCATCACTTAAAGGGATATTAAATTTGGATAGTATTGGCTTCTCTCCAAGTAACCCAGAAGAATTTCGGGAAACAAATGTCAAATCTTTCAAAAATGATAAAGGGGAAATACGAAACATTATTTTTCGCTCATCAGTAAAAGGATTATTGTATTTGGATCCTTATAGCTGGAAAAAATTAGAAGGTGACAATATAGAGCTTTGGATTTACTTAGGAAATGATGATTTCAAAATAATATATTCAAAAGACGATTTAATAAACTTACCCTATAATCCATATACATTAATCCGTGTTGATAATAGTGCTAAAGATATTGAATTAGTAAATAAATTGATGGAAAACGCACCAGTCAGTTCTACTAAATTATTATTCATTACAAATCAAGAAATGGCGGAAAAATTAAATACCGATATTTTTAATAATGAAAATAATATGATTACAAAGAATAGTAATATTGGTGACGAAAATTATTTATAA
- a CDS encoding AAA domain-containing protein has product MGSLTRDKQIKFYEREIESLLNEYELYFKSNIDDLKNSKELFLGIYLGTDSIRGNCIVKFRKTTAPALKVPLLALKFPDSVFDFSTWKNISYENLRSNAEITSDVLPIFIQKNEKDEFIEVGFSQAEITFLESLIIGQYIVFGRKEPPIKYYTNLIEATKKINSDSMPGRILDNEYNDNNFEVSKEDKNTDVLVEINNNFDSSDVAIIQGPPGTGKTTILAKICNYLLEHNKSVLVTALTNRALIELVTKDGLSNHLNAGKISKTNLNSEEQKHCKGLKNCETVLPAKGELVLTTYYKMTGIANETDFETIFDYVILEEASQSFLGTIACAKALGRKLLIVGDHMQLPPVVSQRNPSIIDKKINWLIYGLKHFASKEECLKIRLTGSYRLLPEAVNQTGIFYDNSLISLSELETPSIQFEKLNNLFNPKGGTSIYFSEIKHEGKFTISIAHLLIRIIKELQSEKPDLEIAILTAFRKSRNFLQDNIYSEISNNENIVIETIDRIQGLTCDFTFFIIPYDNPSFSFNINRFNVATSRARYCTLIITDSIFENINPATGLVAEFWNKIITNS; this is encoded by the coding sequence ATGGGTTCATTAACTAGAGACAAACAAATTAAATTTTATGAAAGAGAAATAGAATCTCTTCTAAATGAATATGAACTTTATTTTAAATCAAATATTGATGACTTAAAAAACTCTAAAGAATTATTTTTAGGTATTTATTTAGGTACAGATAGCATAAGAGGTAATTGTATTGTAAAATTTAGAAAAACAACAGCGCCAGCTTTAAAAGTACCTCTTTTAGCATTAAAGTTTCCTGATTCTGTTTTTGATTTCTCAACTTGGAAAAATATCTCATATGAAAACCTAAGAAGTAATGCTGAAATTACTTCAGATGTACTTCCAATCTTTATTCAAAAAAACGAAAAGGATGAATTTATTGAAGTTGGTTTTAGCCAGGCAGAAATTACTTTTTTAGAATCATTAATAATTGGTCAATATATTGTTTTTGGAAGAAAAGAACCTCCAATAAAATATTATACAAACTTAATTGAAGCAACAAAAAAAATTAACTCAGATTCAATGCCAGGAAGAATTCTTGATAATGAATACAATGATAATAATTTTGAGGTTTCCAAAGAAGATAAAAATACAGATGTTTTAGTAGAAATAAATAATAATTTTGATAGCTCTGATGTTGCTATTATTCAAGGACCACCTGGTACTGGTAAAACAACAATTTTAGCTAAAATTTGCAATTATTTATTAGAACACAATAAATCAGTTTTAGTGACCGCTTTAACAAATCGTGCTTTAATTGAATTAGTCACTAAGGATGGTTTATCAAATCATTTAAATGCTGGTAAAATTTCAAAAACTAATTTAAATTCAGAAGAGCAAAAACATTGTAAAGGGTTAAAAAATTGTGAAACAGTCTTACCAGCCAAAGGAGAGTTAGTATTAACTACATATTATAAAATGACGGGCATTGCCAATGAAACAGATTTTGAAACTATTTTTGATTATGTAATATTAGAAGAAGCCAGTCAATCGTTTTTAGGTACAATTGCTTGTGCTAAAGCTCTTGGTCGTAAATTATTAATAGTTGGTGATCACATGCAATTGCCTCCTGTTGTTTCACAGAGAAATCCTTCTATTATTGATAAAAAAATAAATTGGCTTATATATGGGCTAAAGCATTTTGCTTCAAAAGAAGAATGTCTAAAAATAAGACTGACAGGTTCATATAGATTGCTTCCTGAAGCAGTTAACCAAACTGGTATTTTCTATGATAACTCTTTAATATCATTATCTGAATTAGAAACACCTTCTATCCAATTTGAAAAATTAAATAATCTATTTAATCCTAAAGGAGGAACTTCAATATATTTTTCAGAAATAAAACACGAAGGCAAGTTTACAATTTCAATTGCACATTTACTTATTAGAATAATAAAGGAATTACAAAGTGAAAAACCAGATTTAGAAATAGCCATATTGACAGCGTTCAGAAAATCACGTAATTTTCTGCAAGACAACATTTATTCTGAAATATCTAATAATGAAAACATTGTAATTGAAACAATTGACAGAATTCAAGGTTTAACATGTGATTTCACTTTTTTTATTATACCATATGATAATCCTAGTTTTAGTTTTAATATAAATCGTTTTAATGTAGCTACGAGTAGAGCAAGATATTGTACACTAATTATAACTGATTCAATTTTTGAGAATATTAACCCAGCTACTGGATTAGTAGCTGAGTTTTGGAATAAAATAATAACCAATTCATAA